A single window of Qipengyuania sediminis DNA harbors:
- a CDS encoding DUF6356 family protein, with protein sequence MSDPDARPGGAFDRLLFAHPRSLGESYAEHAAIAARFGGAMVAGGVKCLVHAIVPAFYARAASDCVAELNGELARRRAASADVYPDYVI encoded by the coding sequence ATGAGCGATCCCGACGCCCGGCCCGGCGGAGCCTTCGACCGCCTGCTCTTCGCCCATCCCCGCAGCCTCGGCGAAAGCTACGCAGAACACGCCGCGATCGCCGCGCGTTTCGGTGGCGCGATGGTCGCAGGCGGGGTCAAGTGCCTCGTTCACGCCATCGTCCCGGCGTTCTACGCCCGTGCCGCGAGCGATTGCGTGGCGGAGCTGAACGGCGAACTCGCGCGCCGCCGCGCCGCCTCCGCCGATGTCTACCCGGACTATGTGATCTGA
- a CDS encoding FAD/NAD(P)-binding protein produces MTRPVSHVAIVGGGFSGALQAINLLRHDGPRATLIERRPRAGEGLAYGDAAPGHLLNVRAKGMHAFPDDPRSFTRWLTARGEGFSPDCFVPRLVYGEYLRDLLAREMARQPGRITLVQGEAVAIALPGKGARITLSDGREIAGDAAILAIGNLPPHDPPGFGPHLAPVLYAGDPWTPAATAGLGEEDTVLLLGTGLTMVDLALRLIDEGFAGRLIALSRRGLLPHRHGPQPPFVPIGERPEPRASALVRAVRSRASAVDWRNAVDELRPFTQSLWRAAGGDARARFLRHLRPWWDIHRHRLAPVVADRIAALIESGTLTTIAAATRHAEPHPDGLKVTIKPRGQSAQEQITVRRAINCTGPQGNLSAATDPLLRQLTADGIIRPDPHRLGIDVDAAARTVAADGSVNQSLFAVGPMTRGASWEVVAVPDIRQQVWALARHLSNAHWVGGEGL; encoded by the coding sequence CTGACCCGCCCGGTCAGCCATGTCGCCATCGTCGGCGGCGGCTTTTCGGGCGCCTTGCAGGCGATCAACCTGCTCCGCCACGACGGCCCGCGTGCCACGCTCATCGAGCGGCGGCCGCGCGCGGGCGAAGGGCTCGCCTATGGCGATGCAGCCCCCGGGCATCTGCTCAACGTCCGTGCCAAGGGGATGCACGCGTTCCCGGACGATCCCCGAAGCTTCACCCGCTGGCTGACCGCTCGAGGGGAGGGCTTCTCGCCCGACTGCTTCGTGCCCCGTCTCGTCTATGGCGAATACCTGCGCGACCTGCTGGCAAGGGAGATGGCGCGGCAGCCGGGGCGGATCACCTTGGTGCAGGGCGAGGCGGTGGCGATCGCGCTTCCGGGCAAAGGTGCGCGCATCACGCTTTCCGATGGCCGCGAAATTGCGGGAGATGCCGCCATTCTCGCGATCGGTAATCTGCCCCCGCACGATCCGCCGGGCTTCGGGCCTCATCTGGCGCCTGTCCTTTACGCAGGCGATCCCTGGACGCCTGCGGCGACGGCAGGGCTTGGCGAGGAGGATACTGTCCTGCTGCTGGGCACGGGGCTGACCATGGTCGATCTCGCGCTGCGCCTGATTGACGAGGGCTTTGCGGGCCGCCTGATCGCCTTGTCGCGGCGCGGGCTGCTGCCGCATCGTCATGGCCCCCAGCCACCCTTTGTCCCCATCGGCGAGCGACCGGAGCCGCGCGCCTCTGCCCTGGTGCGCGCGGTCCGGAGCCGGGCTTCAGCGGTCGACTGGCGCAATGCCGTCGATGAGCTGCGCCCCTTCACGCAAAGCCTGTGGCGCGCTGCCGGGGGTGACGCCCGCGCGCGCTTCCTGCGCCATCTGCGTCCGTGGTGGGACATTCACCGCCATCGCCTCGCGCCCGTGGTCGCCGACCGGATCGCGGCGCTGATCGAGAGCGGGACGCTCACTACGATCGCCGCCGCCACCCGCCATGCGGAGCCCCATCCGGATGGGCTCAAGGTCACGATCAAGCCGCGGGGCCAATCGGCGCAGGAACAGATCACTGTGCGGCGCGCGATCAATTGCACCGGGCCGCAGGGCAATCTCAGCGCCGCGACCGATCCGCTGCTGAGGCAACTCACCGCCGACGGTATCATCCGCCCTGATCCGCACCGGCTCGGCATCGATGTGGACGCCGCCGCACGCACCGTCGCGGCCGATGGTTCGGTGAACCAAAGCCTTTTTGCGGTGGGGCCGATGACCCGGGGCGCTTCATGGGAAGTGGTTGCGGTGCCCGATATCCGGCAGCAGGTTTGGGCGCTCGCGCGGCATCTTTCAAACGCGCATTGGGTGGGCGGGGAGGGGCTCTAG
- a CDS encoding ATP-grasp fold amidoligase family protein, whose protein sequence is MPLDLRAARARSRVRLTYLSRFGRFPDLAHPRLFTEWVQWRKLNDRSAHHPLLMDKIAAKARAEKTLGPEWIIPTLWSGRTLPSRPPVSTRAMLKARHGCNQNAVLDMPLAGQAWDRLRDTARQWCARPYGTVLDEWAYSPVPRGLLIEPFVSDTRELPIDYKIHVFGGMATHVQVHVNRGKNHRWMLHDRAFKPLKPTTDPMPAPRSLTAMLAAAEALASREDYLRVDFYEVRGQPLFGEYCLYPGSGLDRFALPGLDKEFGALWSHARQGRPMPAPGWRSAWSEVPA, encoded by the coding sequence ATGCCCTTGGATTTGCGCGCGGCCCGCGCCCGCAGCCGCGTGCGGCTGACCTATCTCAGCCGGTTCGGGCGTTTCCCCGATCTCGCCCACCCGCGCCTGTTCACCGAGTGGGTGCAATGGCGCAAGCTCAACGACCGCAGCGCGCACCACCCCTTGCTGATGGACAAGATCGCCGCGAAGGCGCGCGCCGAAAAAACGCTTGGCCCGGAATGGATCATCCCGACGCTGTGGAGCGGGCGCACTCTGCCGTCGCGTCCGCCGGTCAGCACCCGCGCGATGCTGAAGGCGCGGCATGGCTGCAATCAGAACGCGGTGCTCGACATGCCGCTCGCCGGCCAGGCTTGGGACCGCTTGCGCGACACGGCACGGCAATGGTGCGCGCGGCCCTATGGCACGGTGCTCGATGAATGGGCCTACAGCCCTGTCCCTCGCGGCCTGCTGATAGAGCCCTTCGTCAGCGACACGCGCGAACTGCCGATCGACTACAAGATCCATGTCTTCGGCGGCATGGCGACGCATGTGCAGGTTCATGTGAACCGAGGCAAGAACCATCGCTGGATGCTGCACGACCGGGCCTTTAAGCCGCTCAAGCCTACCACCGACCCGATGCCCGCGCCGCGCTCGCTTACAGCGATGCTTGCCGCTGCGGAGGCGCTGGCGTCGCGCGAGGATTATCTGCGGGTCGATTTCTACGAAGTTCGTGGGCAGCCGCTGTTTGGGGAGTACTGTCTCTACCCCGGTTCCGGTCTCGATCGCTTCGCGCTTCCCGGGCTCGACAAGGAGTTTGGCGCGCTCTGGTCGCACGCGCGGCAAGGCCGGCCCATGCCCGCGCCGGGGTGGCGCTCTGCATGGTCGGAGGTGCCGGCCTAG
- the cysK gene encoding cysteine synthase A, with product MKADTVLATIGGTPHIRLSRLFPDHEVWVKSERANPGGSIKDRIALAMVEDAEASGKLKPGGTIIEPTSGNTGIGLAMVAAVKGYRLILVMPESMSLERRRLMLAYGATFDLTPREKGMKGAIERAQELAAEMDGAWIASQFDNPANVEVHVRTTAREILADFAGQPFDVLITGVGTGGHLTGCAEVLKREWPGMKAFAVEPALSPVISGGQPGPHPIQGIGAGFVPGNLHTQVIDGAIQVEAEEAKEMARRSAREEGLLVGISSGATLAAIAKKLPELDPAARVLGFNYDTGERYLSVPDFLPEE from the coding sequence ATGAAAGCCGACACCGTCCTCGCCACCATCGGCGGCACCCCGCATATCCGCCTGTCGCGCCTGTTTCCGGACCACGAGGTCTGGGTGAAGTCCGAACGCGCGAACCCCGGCGGCTCGATCAAGGATCGCATTGCGCTCGCCATGGTGGAGGATGCGGAAGCGAGCGGCAAGCTGAAGCCGGGCGGCACCATCATCGAGCCGACCAGCGGCAACACCGGCATCGGCCTCGCCATGGTAGCTGCGGTCAAGGGCTACCGCCTGATCCTGGTCATGCCCGAATCGATGAGCCTCGAACGCCGCCGGCTCATGCTTGCCTACGGCGCGACCTTCGATCTCACGCCGCGCGAGAAAGGCATGAAGGGCGCAATCGAGCGGGCGCAGGAGCTTGCAGCGGAAATGGACGGCGCGTGGATCGCCAGCCAGTTCGACAACCCCGCCAATGTCGAGGTGCATGTCCGCACCACCGCGCGCGAGATCCTGGCCGATTTCGCCGGACAGCCCTTCGACGTGCTCATCACCGGGGTCGGAACCGGGGGTCATCTGACCGGCTGCGCCGAAGTCCTCAAGCGCGAATGGCCCGGCATGAAGGCCTTCGCGGTCGAGCCCGCGCTTTCCCCCGTCATCAGCGGCGGCCAGCCCGGGCCGCACCCGATCCAGGGCATCGGCGCCGGTTTCGTGCCCGGCAATCTCCACACGCAGGTTATCGACGGCGCGATCCAGGTCGAGGCCGAGGAGGCAAAAGAAATGGCCCGCCGCAGCGCGCGCGAGGAGGGGCTGCTGGTCGGCATCTCGAGCGGAGCGACGCTCGCCGCGATCGCGAAGAAGCTGCCCGAGCTCGACCCGGCCGCGCGGGTGCTCGGCTTCAACTACGACACCGGCGAACGCTATCTCTCGGTGCCCGACTTCCTGCCGGAAGAATAG
- a CDS encoding MFS transporter, with protein MIADAQPASPLAIPDFRRFWLARFIAVFATLSMVVLIGYQAYDIARTDYGYSKSEGAFLLGLLGLAQFIPLLLLTPVAGWAADRFDRRRVAAAANLADCTIAAALAYATFADALGLPLLFALAAAHGAARVFLGPSMSAIAPNIVPQALLPRAIALSSIAWQGASVLGPAVGGFLFAEAEWLPHALSAALLIGSALLVSSIRPVRAPQEAEPRHPVRQMIEGAQYTWRQRFLLGCITLDLFAVLLGGATAMLPVFARDILMVGSEGLGIMRGAPALGAAVVAGWMAWRPLANNVGPKMLWAVVGFGAATIAFGLSTSFAVSVAMLVLLGAADMVSVFIRSSLVQLNTPDRMRGRVSSISGLAISASNELGEMQSGLAAAALGAVGAVVFGGVGAIVVTAIWAVIFPELRRAKTFAPEFLSEAPRGDLKEREA; from the coding sequence GTGATCGCCGACGCTCAGCCTGCCAGCCCGCTCGCGATCCCCGACTTCCGGCGGTTTTGGCTGGCGCGCTTCATCGCGGTTTTCGCCACGCTCTCGATGGTCGTGCTGATCGGCTACCAGGCTTACGACATCGCGCGCACGGACTATGGCTACAGCAAGTCGGAAGGCGCGTTCCTGCTGGGCCTCTTGGGGCTTGCCCAATTCATTCCGCTGCTGCTGCTGACCCCGGTCGCGGGCTGGGCGGCGGACCGCTTCGACCGGCGGCGCGTGGCCGCCGCGGCCAATCTCGCTGATTGCACCATCGCCGCCGCGCTCGCCTACGCGACCTTTGCCGATGCGCTGGGCCTGCCGCTGCTGTTCGCTCTGGCGGCGGCCCATGGCGCGGCGCGAGTCTTTCTCGGCCCGTCTATGAGCGCGATCGCACCCAATATCGTGCCGCAGGCGCTGCTGCCGCGCGCGATCGCGCTGTCCAGCATCGCCTGGCAGGGGGCGAGCGTGCTCGGCCCGGCGGTCGGCGGCTTCCTGTTTGCCGAAGCCGAGTGGCTGCCGCATGCGCTCTCCGCCGCGCTGCTGATCGGCTCGGCGCTGCTCGTCTCCTCGATCCGCCCGGTACGCGCGCCGCAGGAGGCCGAGCCCAGGCATCCCGTCCGTCAGATGATCGAAGGCGCGCAATATACCTGGCGGCAGCGCTTCCTTCTGGGCTGCATCACGCTCGATCTCTTCGCCGTGCTGCTGGGCGGCGCGACCGCCATGCTGCCGGTCTTCGCGCGCGATATCCTGATGGTGGGGTCGGAGGGGCTGGGCATCATGCGCGGCGCTCCGGCATTGGGTGCAGCCGTGGTGGCGGGGTGGATGGCCTGGCGACCGCTCGCGAACAATGTCGGGCCCAAGATGCTGTGGGCGGTGGTCGGCTTCGGCGCCGCGACGATCGCCTTCGGGCTCTCAACCAGCTTCGCCGTCTCGGTCGCCATGCTGGTGCTGCTGGGCGCGGCCGACATGGTTTCGGTCTTTATCCGCTCGAGCCTTGTGCAGCTCAACACCCCGGATCGGATGCGCGGGCGGGTGTCCTCGATCTCCGGCCTCGCGATCAGCGCCTCGAACGAGCTTGGCGAGATGCAGTCGGGCCTCGCCGCCGCCGCACTGGGCGCGGTGGGGGCGGTTGTATTCGGCGGCGTCGGGGCCATAGTCGTGACTGCCATTTGGGCGGTGATCTTCCCGGAACTGCGCCGCGCGAAGACCTTCGCCCCGGAATTCCTGTCCGAAGCGCCGCGCGGCGATCTCAAGGAGCGTGAAGCATGA
- a CDS encoding PilZ domain-containing protein — MSAGAQLSVTDQRRLARHPVDHPVIAEHFRAGDLRLHIANLSAHGFMVDDAKDLSRGDRVIIRLPVIGRIEAYVIWCRDNRAGFQFERIIRIDDFLAMIDTLQPNPRLRRTR; from the coding sequence ATGAGCGCAGGGGCCCAGCTCAGCGTCACCGACCAACGCCGCCTGGCGCGCCACCCCGTCGATCACCCCGTGATCGCCGAGCATTTCCGCGCAGGCGATTTGCGGCTCCATATCGCCAATCTTTCGGCGCATGGCTTTATGGTGGATGATGCGAAGGACCTTTCGCGCGGGGACCGGGTTATCATCCGCCTGCCCGTGATCGGCCGGATCGAGGCCTATGTCATCTGGTGCCGCGACAACCGCGCCGGATTCCAGTTCGAACGCATCATCCGGATCGACGATTTCCTGGCGATGATCGACACGCTGCAGCCCAATCCCAGGCTCAGGCGCACGCGCTAG
- the tyrS gene encoding tyrosine--tRNA ligase, with protein MSTYRSDLLRVMHERGLVHQMTDAAGLDALAARQVVSGYIGFDATAPSLHVGSLVQIMLLRRLQQTGHKPIVLMGGGTTRIGDPTGRDTSRKMLTDADIAANIAGIRTVFERLLTFGDGPTDAVLVDNQDWLGKLGYIELLQEVGPHFTVNRMLTFDSVRLRLEREQPMTFLEFNYMILQGYDYRHLAQTMGVRLQMGGSDQWGNIVNGVELGRRMDGAELYGLTTPLLTTADGAKMGKTAAGAVWLNEAQLPAYDFWQYWRNTDDRDVGRFLRLFTDLPLGEIARLETLDGAEINEAKRVLANEVTALVRGADAARAAEATATATFAGGIGDDLPVLAVGPDGVRIGSALTALGLAASGGEAKRKLAEGAVRLDGAVIADPAHLISLQPGEEARFSLGKKKHAILRGEAPG; from the coding sequence ATGTCCACCTACCGCTCCGACCTTTTGCGCGTGATGCACGAACGCGGGCTTGTCCACCAGATGACCGATGCGGCGGGGCTGGATGCCCTCGCCGCGCGGCAGGTGGTTTCGGGCTATATCGGCTTCGACGCGACCGCGCCCTCCTTGCATGTCGGCAGTCTTGTCCAGATCATGCTGCTGCGCCGGTTGCAGCAGACCGGGCACAAGCCGATCGTGCTGATGGGCGGCGGCACCACCCGCATCGGCGATCCGACCGGGCGCGACACCAGCCGCAAGATGCTGACGGATGCGGATATCGCCGCGAACATCGCGGGCATCCGCACGGTGTTCGAACGGCTGCTGACCTTCGGCGACGGGCCGACCGATGCGGTGCTGGTGGACAATCAGGACTGGCTCGGCAAGCTCGGCTATATCGAGCTGCTGCAGGAGGTCGGCCCGCACTTCACCGTCAACCGGATGCTGACCTTCGATTCGGTCCGGCTGCGGCTCGAACGCGAACAACCGATGACCTTCCTAGAATTCAACTACATGATATTGCAGGGTTACGACTACCGGCACCTCGCACAGACCATGGGCGTGCGGCTGCAGATGGGCGGCAGCGATCAGTGGGGCAATATCGTCAACGGGGTCGAGCTCGGCCGGCGGATGGACGGGGCGGAGCTCTACGGCCTCACCACCCCCCTGCTCACCACCGCGGACGGGGCGAAGATGGGCAAGACCGCGGCGGGCGCGGTGTGGCTCAACGAAGCGCAGCTGCCGGCCTACGACTTCTGGCAATACTGGCGGAACACCGACGATCGCGACGTCGGGCGCTTCCTGCGGCTCTTTACCGATCTGCCGCTCGGCGAGATCGCGCGGCTTGAAACGCTCGACGGGGCGGAGATCAACGAAGCCAAGCGCGTGCTCGCGAACGAAGTGACGGCGCTCGTCCGCGGTGCCGACGCCGCCCGCGCGGCAGAGGCTACCGCCACCGCGACTTTTGCCGGCGGTATAGGTGACGACCTCCCGGTGCTAGCGGTCGGCCCGGACGGCGTACGGATCGGCAGCGCGCTCACCGCGCTCGGTCTCGCGGCTTCGGGCGGGGAAGCGAAGCGCAAGCTTGCCGAAGGCGCTGTCAGGCTCGACGGCGCTGTGATTGCCGATCCGGCTCACCTGATCTCGCTCCAGCCCGGCGAGGAGGCACGGTTCAGTCTCGGCAAGAAGAAGCACGCCATCCTGCGCGGCGAAGCCCCGGGGTAA